The following proteins are co-located in the Pyrococcus abyssi GE5 genome:
- a CDS encoding flagella accessory protein C, producing the protein MALDFLSSLFKKKKEEEKREGTTFEEVTVEELESRVEEREQNEQIEQIMERLNEIENDLPRVKISIDNIKKQIQEIREEIERLDKTIKDIMMLYEVVSQEINPFKEQLSQESSLSSEVQELRKQIEEIRMELAQIKNDIKVLAGYGVDIDSILYEVLAEV; encoded by the coding sequence ATGGCCCTCGACTTCTTATCTTCCCTATTTAAGAAAAAGAAGGAAGAGGAAAAGAGAGAGGGAACAACGTTCGAGGAAGTAACGGTTGAAGAGCTGGAGAGTAGGGTTGAGGAAAGGGAGCAGAACGAGCAGATTGAGCAGATAATGGAGAGGCTCAATGAGATAGAGAACGATCTTCCCAGGGTCAAGATAAGCATCGACAACATAAAGAAGCAGATCCAGGAGATAAGGGAGGAGATAGAGAGACTTGACAAGACGATCAAGGACATAATGATGCTCTACGAAGTAGTCTCCCAGGAGATCAACCCCTTCAAGGAACAGCTAAGCCAAGAATCTTCACTGAGCAGTGAAGTTCAAGAGCTCAGGAAGCAGATAGAGGAGATAAGGATGGAGCTGGCACAGATAAAGAACGATATAAAGGTGCTCGCTGGATATGGTGTCGACATAGATTCAATCCTCTATGAAGTCCTCGCGGAGGTGTGA
- a CDS encoding flagellin → MRRGAIGIGTLIVFIAMVLVAAVAAGVLISTSGYLQQRAMSVGLETTRDVSSGLRIISIWGYAPKNTTGNTTIQSNITKLAIYIAPNAGSEPINLNQTRIILTVKSTMVIFTFGGEDTVADWTNGAVNVFNETIWENINGTKFGVGVVVDSDKSMLSNKASPGMNSGDLAVLLINTKLAFNKYGGIPPNTKVVGKILPPHGAGTVIDLITPATYSSEGIELQ, encoded by the coding sequence ATGAGGAGAGGTGCGATCGGCATTGGCACGTTGATAGTTTTCATCGCAATGGTTTTAGTAGCGGCAGTAGCAGCGGGAGTGCTCATTAGCACTTCTGGATATCTCCAGCAAAGGGCAATGTCTGTAGGCCTAGAGACTACAAGGGATGTTTCAAGTGGTCTCAGAATAATCTCAATCTGGGGCTATGCCCCTAAGAATACTACTGGCAATACCACCATTCAGAGCAATATTACCAAACTCGCCATATACATAGCTCCCAACGCTGGAAGTGAACCCATAAACCTCAACCAGACAAGGATAATACTCACAGTAAAGTCAACGATGGTCATATTTACCTTTGGTGGAGAGGATACCGTTGCAGACTGGACGAATGGTGCAGTTAATGTCTTTAATGAAACCATATGGGAAAATATTAACGGAACAAAGTTTGGAGTGGGAGTTGTGGTTGATAGCGATAAAAGCATGCTTTCCAACAAGGCATCACCGGGAATGAACTCGGGAGATTTAGCAGTACTGCTAATTAACACTAAATTGGCTTTTAACAAATACGGGGGAATTCCGCCTAACACAAAGGTGGTCGGTAAGATACTGCCACCACACGGTGCAGGAACTGTTATCGACTTAATAACTCCAGCTACTTACTCCAGTGAGGGTATTGAGCTCCAGTGA
- a CDS encoding flagellin produces MHRKGAIGIGTLIVFIAMVLVAAVAAGVIIGTAGYLQQKAQATGMQTTQEVSSGIKIINIYGYVNSSVPSNGTITKMAIFVSPNAGSGGISLSNVKIVLSDGKKLVVYNYSKGLLYDKQISDLFNDSIVTIWNNITDTTFGIAVINDSGNKMDKDYPNLEWGDTVALLLRTTVFETEDNRRGIGPGTRIVGKVIPEVGAAGVIDFTTPSTYNYRVMVLQ; encoded by the coding sequence ATGCACAGAAAGGGTGCAATAGGCATAGGAACGCTCATTGTCTTCATTGCAATGGTTCTAGTAGCGGCAGTAGCGGCGGGAGTTATCATTGGAACAGCTGGTTATCTTCAACAGAAGGCACAGGCTACAGGCATGCAGACAACCCAAGAGGTTTCCAGTGGGATAAAGATCATCAACATCTATGGTTACGTAAACTCCTCTGTCCCTAGTAATGGCACAATAACCAAGATGGCAATATTCGTCTCACCTAACGCAGGGAGTGGGGGGATATCCCTCAGTAACGTGAAAATTGTTCTCAGCGATGGCAAGAAACTCGTTGTCTATAATTATAGCAAGGGATTGCTTTATGACAAACAGATAAGCGACTTGTTCAATGATTCTATCGTTACGATATGGAACAACATTACCGATACAACCTTCGGAATAGCGGTCATTAACGACAGTGGGAACAAAATGGACAAAGATTATCCAAACTTAGAATGGGGAGATACCGTGGCACTACTCCTCAGGACAACAGTTTTTGAAACAGAGGATAACCGTAGAGGAATCGGTCCTGGTACTAGGATAGTTGGGAAGGTAATTCCCGAAGTTGGGGCTGCAGGTGTTATAGACTTCACAACACCCTCAACATATAACTACCGGGTGATGGTACTCCAGTGA
- a CDS encoding archaellin/type IV pilin N-terminal domain-containing protein gives MARRGAIGIGTLIVFIAMVLVAAVAAAVLINTSGFLQTRASTVGKEQTRQVSTGFILKDAYVTGTNTINLLVTLPTGSYPVDISRTVIIVNGKQLTYGSTANTTNFSAKPLVGEINGDIVQPGSTILITFNMSEGWTVARGEIVPNVGSPTPFTVTKDLDSVPSS, from the coding sequence ATGGCAAGAAGAGGTGCGATTGGTATTGGTACCCTAATAGTGTTTATTGCCATGGTGTTAGTGGCTGCAGTAGCTGCAGCAGTTCTCATAAACACGAGCGGCTTCCTCCAGACTAGGGCTTCAACAGTAGGTAAGGAGCAGACCAGGCAAGTTTCGACTGGTTTTATTCTCAAGGACGCCTATGTAACAGGCACCAATACGATAAACCTTCTAGTAACCCTACCAACGGGGAGCTATCCCGTCGACATTAGCAGGACAGTTATAATCGTAAACGGAAAGCAACTCACATATGGTAGTACTGCTAACACCACAAATTTCTCTGCAAAACCTCTGGTAGGAGAGATTAACGGCGACATTGTACAACCAGGATCAACAATTCTCATAACATTCAATATGAGTGAGGGTTGGACCGTCGCTCGGGGAGAAATCGTTCCTAACGTTGGTTCACCAACTCCATTCACTGTAACCAAAGATCTTGATAGTGTTCCCAGTAGCTGA
- a CDS encoding class I SAM-dependent methyltransferase: protein MGVNELIRTIDTNINHMISLSVLNLAQLGIKYGIFKAVASRPSYAELLSQIQVPNKPLLKRLIEHLKALGIIEETPNSLILNGFSYVLTFPKEDYMLLLSDWIPLWEEIYKMIDFALISYDHPYVLMDFDKDADFWDLRLSSSFNKIYRDVIVNLGEINRESYVLDLGCGSVSPSYFGKFISEDGKYLGVDYSPGLLEIARQRVEREGLPVELKEMDVSLIKPRTKYDVAIMSFLLEYVKDRREVLRKVLEALDSGGKLVIVDAFRDEFKNIEAMEFFEGLNSSFVGYPGKEEVKRIILEEGFDVSFEDYGKSVLLVRKL from the coding sequence ATGGGAGTAAATGAGCTAATAAGGACCATAGACACTAACATTAACCACATGATAAGCCTAAGCGTGCTGAACCTTGCCCAACTCGGTATAAAATATGGCATATTCAAAGCCGTGGCATCTAGACCAAGTTACGCTGAGCTCTTATCCCAGATTCAAGTTCCAAACAAGCCCCTCCTCAAAAGGCTCATAGAGCACTTAAAGGCCCTCGGGATAATTGAGGAGACTCCCAACAGCTTAATCTTGAACGGCTTCTCCTACGTGCTTACCTTCCCCAAGGAAGATTACATGCTTCTACTCTCGGATTGGATTCCCCTTTGGGAGGAGATATATAAGATGATCGACTTCGCACTGATATCCTATGACCACCCCTACGTTTTAATGGACTTCGACAAGGATGCTGACTTCTGGGACCTCAGGCTATCCTCGTCGTTTAACAAGATATACAGGGACGTTATAGTTAACCTGGGCGAGATAAACAGGGAGAGCTACGTCTTGGACTTAGGTTGTGGCTCCGTGTCGCCGAGCTACTTTGGGAAGTTCATAAGCGAGGATGGGAAATACTTAGGAGTTGATTACTCTCCCGGCCTGCTGGAGATAGCGAGGCAGAGGGTGGAGAGGGAAGGTTTGCCAGTTGAGCTGAAGGAGATGGATGTTAGCTTGATAAAGCCCAGGACTAAGTACGATGTAGCTATAATGAGCTTCCTCCTGGAGTACGTCAAAGATAGGAGGGAAGTGCTCAGGAAGGTTCTCGAAGCTTTGGACTCCGGCGGGAAGCTGGTAATAGTTGACGCCTTCAGGGACGAGTTCAAGAACATAGAGGCTATGGAGTTCTTTGAAGGATTGAACAGCTCTTTCGTTGGTTACCCTGGCAAGGAGGAAGTTAAGAGGATTATACTCGAGGAGGGCTTCGACGTCAGCTTCGAGGACTACGGGAAGTCCGTTCTCCTCGTTAGGAAGCTCTGA
- a CDS encoding helix-turn-helix domain-containing protein, with product MPPVIDPHVLRSLHRSELRRRILQYLYEIYPSATYLSEIARVVGSDPSNVRGALVGLGNRYNGESSLVYLGLVEEIRNNGFKYYRLTEYGKKVVEMLRDYQAYYRKFM from the coding sequence GTGCCACCAGTGATTGACCCTCACGTCTTGCGATCACTACACAGGAGCGAGCTTCGGAGGAGAATCCTCCAGTACCTCTACGAGATATACCCTTCTGCCACTTACCTTAGCGAGATAGCGAGGGTTGTTGGGTCGGATCCTTCCAACGTGAGGGGTGCGTTGGTTGGTTTGGGGAACCGTTACAATGGTGAAAGCTCCCTTGTTTACCTTGGCCTCGTAGAGGAGATAAGGAACAACGGGTTCAAATACTACAGGCTGACCGAGTATGGGAAAAAGGTAGTTGAGATGCTTAGGGATTACCAAGCCTACTACAGAAAATTCATGTGA
- a CDS encoding PH0542 domain-containing protein codes for MDEEFDIREALANGEHLEKILIMAKYDEEVLKKLIELLDDDLWTVAKNALSIIMVIAKTREELYEPLLKKLFALLKKSEAIPLTQEIAKAFGQMAKEKPELVRSMIPVLFANYRIGDEKTRINVGYALEEIAKANPMLMANIARDFANMLSSRNREEKLTALNFIEAMGENSFKYVNPFLPRIINLLHDEDEIVRASAVEALVHLATLNDKLRKVVIKRLEDLNDTSELVNKVVKEGLSRLLLLESHSS; via the coding sequence ATGGATGAGGAATTTGACATAAGGGAGGCACTCGCGAATGGTGAGCACTTGGAAAAAATACTAATAATGGCCAAGTACGATGAGGAGGTTCTGAAGAAGCTGATAGAGCTACTCGACGACGACCTTTGGACTGTCGCTAAAAACGCCCTCTCCATAATAATGGTGATAGCCAAGACGAGGGAAGAGCTCTATGAACCCCTTTTGAAGAAGCTGTTTGCCCTGTTGAAGAAGAGCGAGGCAATTCCCCTGACTCAAGAGATAGCCAAGGCCTTTGGGCAGATGGCGAAGGAGAAGCCAGAGTTAGTTAGGTCAATGATCCCGGTTCTCTTCGCCAACTATAGAATAGGGGATGAGAAGACGAGGATAAACGTTGGCTACGCTTTGGAGGAGATAGCGAAGGCAAACCCAATGTTAATGGCCAACATAGCAAGGGACTTCGCGAACATGCTGTCATCCAGGAACAGGGAAGAGAAGTTGACTGCATTGAACTTTATAGAGGCCATGGGTGAGAACAGCTTTAAGTACGTCAATCCTTTCCTCCCGAGGATAATAAACCTGCTCCACGACGAGGACGAGATAGTTAGGGCAAGTGCAGTTGAAGCCCTGGTTCACCTGGCTACTTTAAACGACAAGCTCAGAAAGGTCGTTATCAAGAGGCTTGAGGATCTAAACGATACGAGCGAGCTCGTTAACAAGGTCGTCAAGGAAGGACTTTCGAGGTTACTTCTCTTGGAGTCTCACTCTTCCTGA
- a CDS encoding TrmO family methyltransferase domain-containing protein, translated as MRIKRIEGNEIYIDEIDAFDGTPVLDIKIFVKHLDCI; from the coding sequence GTGAGAATCAAAAGGATAGAGGGGAATGAGATATACATTGATGAGATAGACGCTTTTGATGGAACGCCAGTGCTTGACATTAAAATCTTCGTCAAGCATTTGGACTGCATCTAG
- a CDS encoding adenosylhomocysteinase translates to MNCTSDYCVKDISLAPEGMKKIDWVSRFMPVLQHIRREFEEKKPFKGVRIAATLHLEMKTAFLLLTLKAGGAKVSAAASNPLSTQDDVVAALAKEGVKVYAIRGESKEEYYEFMNKALDIRPNIIIDDGADMVSLVHTERKELLDEIWGASEETTTGVIRLRAMERDKVLRFPVIAVNDSYMKYLFDNRYGTGQSTWDGIMRATNLLVAGKNVVVVGYGWCGRGIAMRARGLGATVIVVEVDPIKALEARMDGFLVMSMKEAAKIGDIFVTATGNIKCIRREHFELMKDGAIMANAGHFDVEIWKPDLEELAVEISNPRPNVTEYKLKDGRRLYLLADGRLVNLVAADGHPAEIMDMSFALQAKAAEYIKENHERLEPRVYVLPREIDEMVARIKLQSMGINIEELTEEQKKYLESWQHGT, encoded by the coding sequence GTGAACTGCACGAGCGATTACTGCGTTAAGGACATATCCCTGGCCCCAGAGGGTATGAAGAAGATAGACTGGGTCTCTAGATTCATGCCCGTTCTCCAGCACATAAGGAGGGAGTTCGAGGAGAAGAAACCCTTCAAGGGGGTTAGAATTGCCGCAACCCTTCACTTAGAGATGAAGACAGCTTTTCTTCTGCTAACCCTTAAGGCCGGAGGTGCGAAGGTTTCGGCAGCAGCAAGCAATCCCCTCTCAACTCAAGATGACGTAGTTGCGGCCTTGGCCAAGGAGGGAGTTAAAGTTTACGCCATAAGGGGGGAGAGCAAGGAGGAGTACTACGAGTTCATGAACAAGGCTCTGGACATAAGACCTAACATCATAATAGATGACGGCGCCGATATGGTTTCCCTCGTCCACACGGAGAGGAAAGAGTTGCTTGACGAGATATGGGGGGCCAGCGAGGAAACCACTACCGGAGTTATAAGGCTCAGGGCGATGGAGAGGGACAAGGTGTTAAGGTTTCCGGTTATAGCGGTAAACGACTCGTACATGAAGTACCTCTTCGACAACCGCTACGGAACCGGGCAATCCACGTGGGACGGGATAATGAGGGCCACCAACCTCTTAGTTGCGGGCAAGAACGTCGTAGTTGTAGGCTACGGCTGGTGCGGTAGGGGAATAGCTATGAGGGCCAGAGGGTTGGGGGCCACTGTAATAGTTGTCGAGGTCGACCCGATAAAAGCCTTGGAAGCCAGGATGGACGGCTTTCTCGTCATGAGCATGAAGGAAGCTGCCAAGATAGGGGACATATTCGTTACCGCTACTGGTAATATAAAGTGCATTCGCAGGGAGCACTTCGAGCTTATGAAGGATGGCGCGATAATGGCCAATGCTGGCCACTTCGACGTCGAGATATGGAAGCCTGACTTAGAAGAGTTGGCAGTCGAGATAAGCAACCCGAGGCCTAACGTCACTGAGTACAAGCTCAAAGACGGAAGGAGGCTTTACCTCTTGGCCGATGGAAGGTTGGTCAACTTGGTCGCAGCTGATGGCCATCCGGCTGAGATAATGGACATGAGCTTCGCTCTTCAAGCCAAAGCCGCAGAGTACATAAAGGAGAACCACGAGAGGTTGGAGCCCAGGGTTTACGTTCTGCCGAGGGAGATAGATGAGATGGTTGCAAGGATAAAGCTCCAATCTATGGGGATAAACATAGAAGAACTCACTGAGGAGCAGAAGAAATACCTCGAGAGCTGGCAGCACGGAACATAG
- a CDS encoding ATP-binding protein — protein sequence MVIYLVGNMFYDRERELKKLNEIYSRQGSSFVVVYGRRRVGKTALVREFLKGKLGIYLFVGEKDEALLLEDFTREVEMALSSYLPPYVRLRFSSLEELFEFLFDFSRDIKLVIILDEFQNFRSVKPSLFSSLQKLWDLKGEDSNVVLIAVGSYVGMMKRIFMDRKEPLFGRVDEWIKLKPFDFWRAYNFVNIPARDFVEIFSALGGMPKYLLYLRHYYNGNTIETLRSLFFDELSPLREEGFNVLKLEFGRYYRSYFSILEAVSLGYVTPKEISDKTGLKILTVGKYLSELTNHYEYLGKEVPATEDPRKTRKVSYFIRDEFFNFWFRFVYHNIQYLEEGEITKVLNDLRENFPAFVGKEYERIGREFIRRIDLGFSPLRVGRWWHKGEEIDVIAYNEEKVALFEVKWSDLSKARAKRLLRDLERKGELVPLRGERVYGLISREVEGKEELRNCGYLVFDLNDIVYIPPGKL from the coding sequence TTGGTAATATACTTGGTTGGTAATATGTTCTACGACAGGGAGAGGGAGCTCAAGAAGCTCAACGAGATCTACTCGAGGCAGGGCTCATCTTTCGTCGTCGTGTACGGGAGGAGAAGGGTGGGCAAAACTGCCCTAGTTCGGGAGTTCCTGAAAGGTAAACTCGGGATCTACCTTTTCGTTGGGGAGAAAGATGAGGCCCTCTTGCTCGAGGACTTTACCAGGGAAGTTGAGATGGCCCTCTCGAGTTACCTTCCTCCGTACGTTAGGTTAAGATTTTCATCGCTTGAGGAGCTCTTCGAGTTCCTCTTCGACTTCTCCAGGGACATCAAGTTGGTTATTATCCTGGACGAATTCCAGAACTTTAGGAGCGTCAAGCCCTCTTTATTCTCATCCCTTCAGAAGCTTTGGGATCTTAAAGGTGAGGACTCGAATGTAGTTCTAATAGCTGTAGGTTCGTACGTCGGGATGATGAAGAGGATATTCATGGATAGGAAGGAGCCCCTCTTTGGGAGGGTTGACGAGTGGATAAAGCTAAAGCCCTTTGACTTTTGGAGGGCTTACAACTTCGTTAACATTCCAGCTAGAGATTTCGTTGAAATCTTTTCTGCCCTTGGAGGAATGCCCAAGTACTTGCTTTACCTAAGGCACTACTACAATGGGAACACTATCGAAACCCTGAGGAGCCTTTTCTTCGATGAGCTGTCTCCCTTGAGGGAGGAGGGGTTCAACGTTTTGAAGCTCGAATTCGGTAGGTACTACCGCTCGTACTTCTCGATATTGGAGGCTGTGAGCTTGGGTTACGTGACGCCGAAGGAGATAAGCGATAAGACGGGGCTTAAAATCTTAACCGTCGGGAAGTACCTGAGTGAGCTGACTAACCATTACGAGTACCTGGGCAAGGAAGTTCCAGCCACCGAAGATCCCAGGAAGACGAGGAAGGTTTCTTACTTCATAAGGGACGAGTTCTTCAACTTCTGGTTCCGCTTCGTCTATCACAACATCCAGTACCTTGAGGAGGGAGAGATAACTAAAGTCCTAAATGACCTCAGGGAGAACTTTCCAGCATTCGTCGGCAAGGAGTACGAGAGGATAGGTAGGGAGTTCATAAGGAGAATCGACCTCGGCTTCTCACCCCTGAGGGTTGGCAGGTGGTGGCACAAGGGGGAAGAGATTGACGTTATAGCTTACAACGAGGAGAAGGTTGCGCTCTTTGAAGTCAAGTGGAGCGACCTGAGTAAGGCCAGGGCGAAGAGACTACTTAGAGACTTGGAAAGGAAGGGGGAGCTCGTTCCTTTAAGGGGAGAAAGGGTTTACGGGTTAATAAGTAGGGAGGTCGAGGGAAAGGAAGAGCTAAGAAATTGTGGGTACTTGGTATTTGACTTGAACGACATAGTTTATATCCCTCCTGGGAAACTTTAA
- a CDS encoding cyclase family protein produces the protein MIVDLSVELSEETRVYPGDPRVEIIPWAREEFYMNLLKLGEHSGTHVDAPIHFIPNGKAINELPLEKFIGEGIVIDAREKIEIPQEVEGKIVLLLTGGKEITIEIAKELVDRNVKAVGIDGMSIGNEEVHKVLLSAEIPIYENLVNLEKLIGRRFLFVGLPLKIRKGSGSPVRAVAIIMDGAPAGI, from the coding sequence ATGATAGTGGATCTCTCAGTTGAACTAAGCGAGGAAACGAGGGTTTATCCTGGGGATCCAAGAGTAGAGATAATTCCCTGGGCGAGGGAAGAGTTTTATATGAACTTGCTCAAGCTTGGGGAGCACTCCGGAACCCACGTTGACGCTCCGATACACTTCATTCCCAACGGGAAAGCAATCAACGAGTTACCCCTCGAGAAGTTCATAGGGGAAGGAATCGTCATCGACGCCAGGGAGAAAATAGAAATCCCCCAGGAGGTTGAGGGCAAGATAGTTCTCCTCTTAACTGGGGGAAAAGAGATAACGATCGAGATTGCCAAAGAGCTCGTCGATAGGAATGTCAAGGCCGTTGGGATAGACGGGATGAGCATTGGGAATGAAGAAGTACACAAGGTTCTGTTGTCGGCTGAGATTCCAATCTACGAGAACTTAGTCAACCTCGAGAAGCTTATAGGGAGAAGGTTCCTATTCGTTGGGTTGCCTTTGAAGATAAGGAAGGGCTCGGGAAGTCCAGTCAGGGCGGTGGCGATAATTATGGATGGCGCCCCGGCGGGGATTTGA
- a CDS encoding AAA family ATPase, translating to MYFDERPKSKREDLYDREEELEELLTLIEERKPLIVLKGIRRLGKTSLLRVALNEAKVPHVIVDLRGVNPNSRRDLYLRFQSALNDYLLRNKPIAKKVKDALKMVSGISVSGFSVSISWKNLETLYSLISALERENFVIALDEVQEARGLVGKELASLIAHFYDYGEVTFVLTGSEVGLLYDFLGIDNPRAPLYGRAFHEIELKRFTREQSIEFLREGFRQVRFYVNDEILKLAVERLDGIVGWLVKFGVLSLRSGASREVLERVLKEASALVLSELDKFLDKRFIARKRYLIVLKAIASGKATWSEIKEELERVEKREISDGRLAGILNSLLKASLIEKVVEGRNVRYRIVDPVLEFALRRRR from the coding sequence TTGTACTTTGACGAAAGACCCAAGAGCAAGAGGGAAGACCTATACGATAGGGAAGAGGAACTTGAGGAACTTCTAACCCTGATTGAAGAGAGGAAGCCCTTAATAGTATTAAAGGGTATTAGGAGGCTCGGAAAGACTTCATTGCTAAGGGTTGCGCTGAACGAGGCTAAAGTTCCCCACGTGATCGTCGACCTAAGGGGAGTAAACCCTAACTCAAGGAGAGACCTCTATCTGCGCTTTCAATCGGCTTTGAATGATTACCTCCTCAGGAATAAACCTATAGCTAAGAAGGTCAAGGATGCGCTGAAGATGGTAAGCGGGATAAGCGTTTCAGGTTTCAGCGTTTCAATATCCTGGAAGAATCTAGAGACTCTGTACTCCCTAATCTCAGCCCTAGAGAGGGAGAACTTCGTGATAGCCCTAGATGAGGTTCAGGAGGCTAGGGGCTTAGTTGGGAAGGAGTTGGCATCTTTAATAGCCCACTTTTATGATTACGGTGAAGTTACTTTCGTGTTAACGGGTTCCGAAGTGGGCTTACTTTATGATTTCCTGGGAATCGATAATCCAAGGGCTCCGCTCTATGGGAGGGCTTTCCACGAGATAGAGCTGAAGAGGTTCACGAGGGAGCAAAGCATCGAGTTTCTCAGGGAGGGATTTCGGCAGGTAAGGTTTTATGTTAACGATGAAATCTTGAAGTTGGCCGTTGAGAGGTTAGATGGCATAGTAGGCTGGCTCGTCAAGTTCGGAGTTCTCTCCTTGAGGAGCGGGGCGAGTAGGGAGGTTCTTGAGAGGGTTCTTAAGGAGGCCTCCGCTTTGGTCTTGAGCGAGCTCGATAAGTTCCTTGATAAGAGGTTTATCGCAAGGAAGAGATACTTAATAGTGTTGAAAGCCATAGCCTCGGGAAAAGCGACCTGGAGCGAGATAAAGGAGGAGCTTGAGAGGGTTGAGAAGAGGGAGATAAGCGATGGAAGGTTGGCTGGGATATTGAATTCCCTTCTTAAGGCTTCCCTCATAGAGAAGGTCGTCGAGGGGAGAAACGTTAGGTATAGAATTGTCGATCCAGTTCTTGAGTTCGCGCTTAGGCGGAGGAGGTGA
- a CDS encoding AlbA family DNA-binding domain-containing protein, protein MNIEEFLKLIREGESERIEFKSRVTKDIHKEICALANAYGGYIIIGVGKDGKLIGCNAKEAREKISQSLLSIIPPVRIKTHVIKIDNKEFLVIEVPKSNTLCTVGGVAYIRVGNSIRPLSIHEIIMLSTELGALTWDEVPVEPFNNAKREYIEWFFDAMEKARGRKIPKEDWNRYLRSIKAVKGDKLTNAGVLFFTDVETMPHAGGRIIYMRGDEPIATKEFHGPIWKVIDEMFNELERNFKWLEVTVGAKRVRIPEYPPRAVREAIINAFAHRNYTISSDVRVFVYADRLIIKNPGGLMPGVDLDDPEHVPRNPVLSQLLYDSGYIEKYGYGIRMMRSECKKHGLVEIEFKAGANTFEVIFRKKTEELLDEEDKIILELLSEPKSSGEIERVLGLSKPTILKRLERLINLGLVKKLGSGRSTKYVRA, encoded by the coding sequence ATGAATATCGAAGAATTCCTCAAGCTGATTAGAGAGGGAGAAAGTGAAAGGATCGAATTTAAGTCTAGGGTAACTAAAGATATCCATAAGGAAATTTGCGCCCTTGCAAACGCTTATGGTGGCTACATCATCATCGGAGTTGGAAAGGATGGCAAGTTAATTGGATGCAATGCAAAGGAGGCTAGGGAGAAAATTTCACAGTCTCTGCTCTCAATAATACCCCCGGTTAGGATTAAAACCCACGTAATAAAGATAGATAATAAGGAATTCCTGGTAATCGAAGTTCCCAAGTCGAACACATTATGCACCGTAGGGGGAGTAGCGTATATAAGGGTGGGGAACTCGATTAGACCACTTTCAATTCATGAGATAATCATGCTCTCAACCGAACTTGGTGCTTTAACGTGGGATGAAGTTCCCGTAGAACCCTTTAACAATGCAAAGCGTGAATACATTGAGTGGTTCTTCGATGCCATGGAAAAGGCCAGGGGAAGGAAGATTCCGAAAGAAGATTGGAACCGCTACCTGAGAAGTATCAAAGCGGTTAAAGGGGACAAGCTAACAAATGCTGGAGTTTTGTTCTTCACGGATGTTGAGACAATGCCCCACGCAGGTGGTAGGATAATCTATATGAGGGGAGACGAGCCCATTGCCACCAAGGAATTCCACGGTCCAATATGGAAGGTCATAGACGAGATGTTCAATGAATTAGAGAGGAATTTCAAATGGCTTGAGGTCACGGTTGGAGCCAAGAGGGTTAGAATTCCTGAGTATCCCCCGAGGGCGGTTAGAGAGGCAATTATCAATGCCTTTGCCCACAGAAACTACACAATCTCAAGCGATGTAAGAGTTTTTGTTTACGCTGATAGGCTCATAATAAAGAATCCTGGGGGCCTAATGCCAGGTGTTGACTTGGATGATCCTGAACATGTTCCAAGGAATCCCGTCCTGAGCCAGTTGCTTTACGATTCTGGATATATAGAGAAGTATGGGTACGGGATAAGGATGATGAGGAGTGAGTGCAAGAAGCATGGCCTTGTTGAGATTGAATTTAAAGCTGGGGCAAATACCTTTGAGGTGATATTTAGGAAGAAAACTGAGGAGCTATTGGATGAAGAAGATAAAATAATCCTGGAACTGTTGAGCGAGCCCAAGAGCAGTGGAGAGATCGAGAGGGTTCTTGGGTTGTCAAAGCCAACCATCCTGAAAAGACTTGAGAGACTAATAAACCTAGGGCTTGTTAAAAAGCTCGGATCTGGGAGGAGTACGAAGTACGTGAGGGCCTAA
- a CDS encoding cupin domain-containing protein, whose protein sequence is MKGEIKEGIDRGSYVKFPIFEGELPEGSYVQVVEIKPRSKVGKHYHKFQYEVFYIIKGNARLGIGGEEYDARPGDIFLVKPGTVHWVINDSEEPFKLLVVKLNFRGDDTVWL, encoded by the coding sequence GTGAAGGGGGAGATTAAAGAAGGAATAGACAGGGGGAGCTACGTCAAATTTCCAATTTTTGAGGGTGAACTGCCGGAGGGTAGCTACGTTCAAGTAGTCGAGATAAAGCCTAGGAGCAAAGTTGGGAAGCACTACCATAAGTTCCAGTACGAGGTCTTTTACATAATAAAGGGAAATGCAAGGCTCGGAATAGGGGGCGAAGAGTACGATGCAAGGCCAGGAGACATCTTTCTCGTCAAGCCGGGAACGGTTCACTGGGTCATCAACGATTCGGAGGAACCTTTTAAGCTACTCGTCGTTAAGCTAAACTTTAGAGGCGATGACACGGTTTGGCTATAG